The window CGAGGCTGGAAGAACGGCGGCCTCGTGCCCCTTCGGGACCTTGGCCCGTGATCCTTTCTTGACGGTCATCGTCTTCCACCTTTCTTAAGGGCCTTGCCACCAGGCTTATCTTTCGGCGACGCGGCCGCCCCCGCCTTGGATTTCCTGGGCGGGCCGGGCTCATGGCACCCGCATTGGTCGGGCCATAGATCCCTGTCGTATTCCTCGTGGTCCATCACCCGCTTGATGAACACGATGGATCGGGCGAAATCGACCTTGGCGATGATCCGATAGTGATTGCCGCCGACGTCGAAGACGAAGCAATCGCCGACCTTGTCGGCCGCGCGGAACGTCTGCTGGAGTTCCCCGAAGTCGGCCCAGACCATCGCCTCGGTGAGTTTGTACCAGGCTCTCATGCGGGACTCGGCCTGAGGATCCCCCGGCCGAGATCGCCAGAAGTCTCGCAGCGGCGCCAAGGTCATTACGTGCATATCGGTTTCCCGGAAGTCGCGGCGGCCCTGAGCCTACTATCGCAGGATGCGTTGACCGCGTCCAGGGCAAGTATCGCGTATTGCGATAGAATGGTCCTGTAATCGCCGGGGGTCGAAGGCCTGGAGGCCCGCCCGACGCAGTCCGGCGCGCATGCAAGCCGGGGCCTTGTCGCAACGTTGGGAGAGGGCGAAGCCGGGGTGGATCGGCTCAAGTCGAGCCGAACCAGTATAAAGCCCATTATCGGACCCAGCCGGCCGACGAAATTCCGGGAGATTCAAGTCCTGCTCAGGCCGAGCGTCGCCCCGCGCATGACGACGGCCGAGCCCGTCGATCGCGCGAGGAGCGCGGCCGCTTCGTCTTCGTCTTCGTCTTCGTCGGGTCGTCAGTCGGTGACGCTCTGCGTCGCCGGGGCACGACGCTCAGGACGCCGAGAGCCCCGACGCCCAGCATCGCCAGCGAGGCCGCCTCGGGGACGGCGGCGAGATCGACGCAGTCGACGATCATGTCGCTGTCGAGGGTGACGGCGCCGTTGCGGGCCAGCGCGCTCCCGTTGATGATGCTCGCATCGGTGTTCAGGGTGATGCTCGTCAGGGCGAGGATGTGGCCGGCGAAATCCGTGCCCGTGCCCAGCGTCGCCGAGCTGCCGACCTTCCAGAAGACGTTGGATCCAGGAGGCACGCTTCCTGCGTCGACCACCGACACCGACGAGCCGCTGGCCGTCGAGAGGGTGCTGCCCTTCTGGAAGACGAGCTGGACATTCGCTTCGCCCTGGGCGTCGAGCGTGTGGGTCCCCGTCAGCTGGGCCGACGACGACAAGAAGTAGACGCCCGGCAGGAGCACCAAGCCGCCCAGGTTCATGCTCGACAGGTCCTGCGTGGGCGCCAGCGCCGCCGCGGCGTTATAGGCCGTCGTCCGATCGAGCTGGTCCTGCGCCGCCACGGCGTCCCCGACGGGCTTCGTGTAGGGAGCCACCAGGCTCCCCGGCGGGAAGCGGTGACAGCCGCCCCAGGGCTGACGCCCAAGTCGCCGCCGTCGATGACGGAGGGCCCGGTGTCGGTCACCGTCGCGCCCGCCAGGACGGCGAAGTCCCCCCTCCGTCCCCAGGACGATGTCGGCCTGCGCCCGCGTCGAGACGTCGACGGCGGCCAGCGTCGGCAAGCTCATGGTCGTCGACTTCATGCAACCCATCGATTTTAAGGTGGTCGATACTTGGATGCGTCGGGATCGCTGCCGCCAGGCGATGCGAGGCCGCCTGAAGGTATGGACGCGCCGCCTTCTCAGGCGGGGCGTGCATTAATTAATTATGTGCTAATATATAGTCTAGAGAATATTGCGTTTCGCATCATCGTTTCCGGGTCCTCTTGATATTCGAGCCTCGCCGGCAGGAGGGCGGACGGGCGCGACTTGGGCGCCGCGGGCCCCTCCTTCCGGATCGAATGCGGTCCACGGCTCGACGCGATGGGGAGATCAGCACAAGCGAAGTCGAGACATCAAAATCTTGTAGATATAATTTATTTGCGTATCATTATGTAATAAAAATCTGATGATAGATATCACCGGATCTCCGGAAACCCAGCCCGGCCTTCATCCAAGGAGCTTTCTGCGTGATCTCTTCCGAGTTGAAGCAGGGCGACGCCGACCGCTTGGAGGAGATCCGGCGCGAGAAATCGGCGAAGGGCGCCCTCCGGCCCGTAAAGGCGATCGTTGACCGGCCCCCGGCCCCGCCGGCGAGCGAGCCGATTCGGGAAGCCCCCGCCCCCTGCGCCGCGGTCTCACCCCTCCACGCCCGCCGCAGGCGGGGCCGGCAGACGGGCCGATTGGACATCCCGGCGTTCGCCGTCGACGACGTCGGCGAGCGGTTGAAGGTGAAGCGGGACCGGAGATGGAAGGCCAAGGAAGGCGCCTGAGGAGATCCCGCTCTCACGCCGCGCAAGCTGAGGCCAAGACAACGTGACACTTGAGCACGGCCTCGGACCTGACCGCCTCCCTGCCGGCGTACCTGAGCCATTGCCTTTCCTTACTCGGTGAGCCTCGCCGCGGCCTCCTTGAGCTTGCCGGCGTCGACGAGGGCCTCCCCGGTCCTCGCGACCTTGCGCGGCTCGCCCTTCTCGGGCTTCGACTCGTCATCGGCCAGCGTCCCGTGACCTCGGCCTTGAGTACGCAAGGCTCACGGGTTCCGGCTGGGGATGGACGCAAACCGCCTGATGAACCCTGGGACACCCGGCGTCGCGTGTCTCATATCGGCACTTGATTGACCAGCGTCCCCGAGCCGGCTAACATGAGCCGCGGCACCTTTGACGAAAAGAGTGAGGAGGAGTGAGGAGGCGACGTCGCATTTCATCTACCTCGGTCCACCGGAGGTCAAACGCATGTCACGTCGAATGTTGCGCTTCGTTTTCTTTTGCGGCATCGCCGCTCGTCTCGCGGTCCCGGCCCACGCCGGATTCATGTCGGGGAAGATCATCGTCGACGCAACGGGCGTCGCCGGCATGGAAGAGTCGATCAGAGTCAAGTCGACGGTCGTCGCCCCCCCTCGGGGGTCATCAACCGAGCAAGTCAAATTCACACCGGCGGCCGCGGATGTCGCCAACGCCGCCGCCAAGGCCGCCTTCATCGCCGCCCAGATCAACGCCCAGTCCGTCAATCAGACCGCTGCGGCCGTAGCAGGCGTGGTGACTGTGACCCCGGTAGCTGGGAGGGAACTCGACAAGATCTCTTTCAACCCCGGCAAATCGGGGGAGGTCCTACGGATAAACCCTGAACAGCTGTCCGCGGGATTGGGCCTCAATTATGATCTCGAGTTGACCGGCGTGGCGACTCTGGGCTTCGCAGGGACCGCGACACTTTCGATCGGCGGCCCCGGCGGCGGCGATTTTTCGACTCTGACGAGCGGCCTGACTGCCAGCCAGATCCTTCTCGATCTCGAGACGCAAATCAACACCACGACCTCGCTCGGTGCCATGATCATCGGCAATAGCCTCATCCTGACCAATGTCACCACGAGCAACGACATTGCCGCGCTCGTGACCGACTCTGGTTTCTCCTATTCCTACGGCGTCACGGCGGTCCCCGAGCCCTCGACGCTCGCGATGGGCGCGACGGCCGCGCTGGCGGGCCTGGCGGCCCTGCGACGTCGCCGCGTCTGACACCCGCAGGCACCACTCGATGCGGAATCACCACCCCCGAGCCCCACGTGAGCAGGGACGGCGTGACGGGCTCCATCGCCCGCATCCGCTCCATCTGCTCGGTGAGGCCGGGGTTGTAGGCGGAGCCGAAGACCTGGGCCGCGATGGCGTCGAGTTTCTGGGCAAGCGTCGCGGCGGCCGCTTGCCCCTGATCCTGTTTCCCTCCGCTCGGGCGGGTCGGGGTGATCTACCGGCCGCGCCTCGGCAGCTCCTGCCATTGCAGTTGCTCGGCCTGCTGACGGTTCACAAACTGCATCAGCTGGAGAAGCCGAGCCTGCTGCTGGGCGAACGCTTGTAAGGCGGCCCCGACGCCGTCGCCGATCTGCTCCAGATCAGCCCTGATCTGGCGGTTCTCGGCGAGAACCCTCTGGAGTTCGGCCTCGCCGGCGCGTCCCTGGCGGGCCTGGAACTCGACCCGGTTGTCGCGGGCCAAGGCCTCGCCATCGACGGGGAGGAATCCACCGTTGTTGGCGCACGCGAAGTTCCGGTCTTCGAACGCGGCGGCTTCACGGGCTTGCTGCCTGCGGAAAGGAGCCGGGGCCCTCGCCGCAGTCGCGAAGATCTAGAGGTCGTTCGTGACGCTGTTGAGATTCGCCGCGAATCCGCCGCTCGTGCTCGTGACGTCCTGAATGGCGTAGCTGAGGTTGTAGACGCCCTGCCCCCGGTTCGCCGCCGAGGTCCCGCCGCCGGACGCCCGGTTGCCCCCAGCAACGACTCGTTTCGGGCCACGAGCGAATTGAGAATTCGCGGCGTCGTGAGCGCCGTATCTGATCTGCGACGGCCGCACAAAGGCTGATCGTTCGGGAGCACGGCCGAGGCGTGTCATGAGCGAGGCTGGAGGCTCGTTTCGACCCTTCGTCCCGGGGCGAGCGCCATCGCAACCGAGCGATCGGTTTCGGGGCGGATCTGCCAACCGGCCGTCGCTCCGGTGATTTTGCCGCGTAACTGTCGAAACCGAAAGGCGGGGCGGTCGCCGAT of the Paludisphaera mucosa genome contains:
- a CDS encoding PEP-CTERM sorting domain-containing protein, with the protein product MSRRMLRFVFFCGIAARLAVPAHAGFMSGKIIVDATGVAGMEESIRVKSTVVAPPRGSSTEQVKFTPAAADVANAAAKAAFIAAQINAQSVNQTAAAVAGVVTVTPVAGRELDKISFNPGKSGEVLRINPEQLSAGLGLNYDLELTGVATLGFAGTATLSIGGPGGGDFSTLTSGLTASQILLDLETQINTTTSLGAMIIGNSLILTNVTTSNDIAALVTDSGFSYSYGVTAVPEPSTLAMGATAALAGLAALRRRRV
- a CDS encoding ice-binding family protein — protein: MKSTTMSLPTLAAVDVSTRAQADIVLGTEGGLRRPGGRDGDRHRALRHRRRRLGRQPWGGCHRFPPGSLVAPYTKPVGDAVAAQDQLDRTTAYNAAAALAPTQDLSSMNLGGLVLLPGVYFLSSSAQLTGTHTLDAQGEANVQLVFQKGSTLSTASGSSVSVVDAGSVPPGSNVFWKVGSSATLGTGTDFAGHILALTSITLNTDASIINGSALARNGAVTLDSDMIVDCVDLAAVPEAASLAMLGVGALGVLSVVPRRRRASPTDDPTKTKTKTKRPRSSRDRRARPSSCAGRRSA
- a CDS encoding type II toxin-antitoxin system HigB family toxin gives rise to the protein MRAWYKLTEAMVWADFGELQQTFRAADKVGDCFVFDVGGNHYRIIAKVDFARSIVFIKRVMDHEEYDRDLWPDQCGCHEPGPPRKSKAGAAASPKDKPGGKALKKGGRR